A stretch of the Longimicrobiaceae bacterium genome encodes the following:
- a CDS encoding tetratricopeptide repeat protein, producing the protein MAQDQTIEQLIARGKEAYGRNAYLAALEDFQEVVRREPRFADVHNLVGLCLSLLGRPEEAVEAFGRATGVNPRYVEAHLNRAITLNDLGRLDEARESFERAAQADEARSGRFPGAVSARLANQHAELGDLYAEAGALAEAEAQYRQACELRPRFLDLRTKLGRTLIDLGRPEDGAAELRAVLEANPAYTGARANLGLALYRAGDHAAAEAEWERCLAQQPGNAQVSGYLGMLRRQRETPSAG; encoded by the coding sequence ATGGCGCAAGATCAGACGATCGAGCAGTTGATCGCGCGCGGCAAGGAGGCCTACGGCCGCAACGCCTACCTCGCCGCGCTGGAAGACTTCCAGGAGGTGGTGCGGCGCGAGCCCCGCTTCGCGGACGTGCACAACCTGGTGGGGCTGTGCCTCAGCCTGCTCGGGCGCCCCGAGGAGGCGGTGGAGGCGTTCGGCCGGGCCACCGGGGTGAACCCGCGCTACGTGGAGGCGCACCTCAACCGCGCCATCACGCTGAACGACCTGGGGCGGCTGGACGAGGCCCGCGAGTCGTTCGAGCGCGCCGCACAGGCCGACGAGGCCCGGTCCGGGCGCTTCCCGGGCGCGGTCTCCGCCCGGCTCGCCAACCAGCACGCCGAGCTGGGCGACCTGTACGCCGAGGCCGGCGCCCTGGCCGAGGCCGAGGCGCAGTACCGGCAGGCGTGCGAGCTCCGCCCGCGCTTCCTGGACCTCCGCACGAAGCTGGGGCGCACGCTCATCGACCTGGGCCGCCCGGAGGACGGCGCCGCGGAGCTCCGGGCCGTCCTGGAAGCGAACCCGGCCTACACCGGCGCCCGCGCCAACCTGGGGCTCGCGCTGTACCGCGCGGGCGACCACGCCGCGGCCGAGGCCGAGTGGGAGCGCTGCCTGGCGCAGCAGCCGGGGAACGCGCAGGTGAGCGGCTACCTGGGGATGCTGCGGCGGCAGCGCGAGACGCCGTCCGCCGGTTGA